From the Lathyrus oleraceus cultivar Zhongwan6 chromosome 4, CAAS_Psat_ZW6_1.0, whole genome shotgun sequence genome, one window contains:
- the LOC127136828 gene encoding uncharacterized protein LOC127136828, with protein sequence MTYTQLLPYLIQNGTIVPRALPLMPKPHKPWYDENARCAFHANSEGHTIENCKVFKLRVQEMIDQKILSFADVPNVGNNPLPKHDSSGVNAIESSTDDGLKKDVFKLKILLTVVHARLMEAELMNGVHDNCVVCSSNPDQCGEFKIYLQCLMDQRVIQFTRAKIDEDVSVIVPVFDQERLPNPFVVPYQRNVDLEPVKKIEPMVIHVPAPFSFDSTKAVPWNYEPVVYVGNKPVILKEPNVTNIAGASGVTRSGRVFAPEVIPNKESAPTVEPTKGKEVNPPETGEGSFKKAVTAEEDRELLKSIKKSDYKFLNEAYVAEDISVIQFDNVVANLNASSCLMFTDDDLPHNGREHNMALHISIQCTNVTLARVLVDTGSSLNVLPKTTLAQLNIEGVQMKPNALIVKAFDGWGTLIELPEKKDKCGLGYQPPIELFKDQKIHHGKVPSIQEIFSKAGFRSDDQVNALEDEDPDLSKMVFRGPPDAALTNWKATDVPDIVSFSK encoded by the exons ATGACTTACACTCAATTGCTACCGTATCTGATTCAGAATGGGACTATCGTGCCAAGGGCATTACCTCTAATGCCAAAGCCACATAAGCCTTggtatgatgagaatgctagatGTGCCTTTCATGCTAATTCAGAGGGTCATACAATAGAGAATTGCAAGGTGTTCAAGCTTCGGGTCCAAGAGATGATAGATCAGAAAATATTGTCTTTTGCTGATGTTCCAAATGTGGGGAACAATCCTTTGCCTAAACATGATAGTTCAGGTGTCAATGCTATAGAAAGTTCAACTGATGATGGATTGAAAAAGGATGTGTTCAAGTTGAAGATTCTTTTAACAGTCGTCCATGCTAGATTAATGGAAGCAGAATTGATGAATGGAGTACATGATAATTGTGTGGTGTGTTCGTCCAACCCTGATCAGTGTGGTGAATTCAAAATTTATCTTCAATGTTTGATGGATCAGCGGGTTATTCAGTTCACTAGAGCAAAGATTGATGAGGACGTTTCTGTGATTGTGCCTGTGTTTGATCAAGAGAGGCTTCCCAATCCTTTTGTGGTCCCTTATCAGAGAAATGTTGACCTAGAGCCAGTGAAGAAGATTGAGCCCATGGTTATCCATGTTCCCGCTCCATTCTCATTTGACAGTACCAAAGCCGTGCCTTGGAACTATGAGCCTGTAGTTTATGTGGGTAACAAACCAGTAATCTTGAAAGAGCCAAATGTGACTAACATCGCTGGAGCTAGTGGTGTGACTCGAAGTGGAAGGGTTTTCGCTCCTGAAGTGATCCCAAACAAAGAAAGTGCACCAACAGTTGAACCAACGAAGGGGAAAGAGGTGAATCCTCCAGAAACAGGAGAAGGCTCATTTAAGAAAGCAGTGACTGCTGAAGAGGATAGAGAATTATTGAAAAgcatcaagaagagtgactacaag TTCTTGAACGAAGCTTATGTGGCAGAAGACATCAGTGTTATTCAGTTTGATAATGTGGTTGCTAATCTCAATGCTAGTAGTTGTTTGATGTTCACTGATGATGATTTACCCCATAATGGGCGAGAACATAATATGGCGCTTCATATCTCCATTCAGTGTACAAATGTTACTTTGGCTCGAGTACTGGTGGATACAGGTTCATCCTTGAACGTGTTACCTAAGACTACCCTGGCACAATTGAATATTGAAGGGGTGCAGATGAAACCCAATGCTTtgatagtgaaagcttttgatgg TTGGGGCACATTGATTGAATTACCAGAGAAGAAAGACAAGTGTGGATTAGGATATCAGCCGCCTATTGAACTTTTCAAAGATCAGAAGATACATCATGGGAAGGTTCCTAGCATCCAGGAAATATTCTCCAAAGCTGGTTTCCGAAGTGATGatcaagtgaatgctcttgaagatgaagatcCAGATTTGTCCAAGATGGTGTTTCGTGGACCTCCGGATGCCGCTCTCACTAACTGGAAGGCAACAGATGTTCCGGATATAGTTTCTTTTTCAAAGTAA